The nucleotide window GACATTGCAGAGCGTGCCGGGGAAGGCTACAAGGCACGGTAGGCATTTCAAGCCAGCGAAGGAACAACGCGCATGAAGAAAATCGAAGTCATCATCAAGCCGTTCAAACTGGAGGAAGTGAAGTCGGCCCTCGCCGAAGTGGGGGTCGCGGGGCTGACGGTCACGGAGGCGAAGGGCTTCGGTCGGCAAAAGGGCCACACCGAAATCTACCGCGGCAGCGAATACACCGTGGATTTCCTGCCGAAGTTGAAGATTGACCTGGTGGTCGCTGACGAGATGGTCGAGCCGGCGATCGCGGCCATCGTCAAGAGCGCCCGCACCGGCAAGATCGGCGACGGCAAGATCTTCGTGCTGCCCGTCGAGGAAGCCATCCGCATCCGCACCGACGAGCGCGGCAACAAGGCGGTGTGAAGCCAGACACCGATGGCGCGAGCGGCGTTTCCGAAAGGAAGCGCCGCTTTTGCTTCAGCGCCGGGACACGCTCGCGGTTTGGTCCGCGCTGAGGTTCTGGCCTTTCAACACCCAAGCTCGCTCTCGCCAGTCACCGATGCCAGATCCAATACCAGCGGCGTCCGCGCCGGATGCGACCGGTCGCGGCGAGGATCAAACTTCGCGCTTGTGACCGGTGCAGCGGTCGCCTATGCTCGCGCGCGTCGTGGGAGCGGCAATCACTATTCTTGGCAGCGGTTCGGCCGGCAACTGCGCGTTGTTGGAAACGCCTCGGGTCTGCCTGTTGATTGACGCCGGCCTCAGCGGCAAAC belongs to Verrucomicrobiia bacterium and includes:
- a CDS encoding P-II family nitrogen regulator, which produces MKKIEVIIKPFKLEEVKSALAEVGVAGLTVTEAKGFGRQKGHTEIYRGSEYTVDFLPKLKIDLVVADEMVEPAIAAIVKSARTGKIGDGKIFVLPVEEAIRIRTDERGNKAV